A region from the Hydra vulgaris chromosome 10, alternate assembly HydraT2T_AEP genome encodes:
- the LOC136086368 gene encoding uncharacterized protein LOC136086368 — protein MAAILGRKVARRKALRSIFQKNVVEISQALEDPETSQSKFIALKNSLSDSYTNLNNIDEEIVNILDPNEVEEDVLASVEITAPFHNILSELNLRLESVKLGFENYSEQSSKNKISCRLPKIELPVFKGNFLEWQTFWHQFNVAIHSNDDLNNIDCFNYLKKYLGGQALTSICGLTLSSENYREAVFLLTERYGNPQVLISAHMDSLLKLVKVKSSDNVDGLRKLYNDIEAIVRNLKSLKVETNTYGSLLIPILKDKLPDDLVLLISRKFNGEVWTIDLLLKYIREELNAKERCLTNNKSIEYRKVNSQPFTTAGLYSQNINHNFKNNKKKAYANSFEKDNQIKKKFN, from the coding sequence ATGGCTGCAATATTAGGTAGGAAGGTAGCTAGAAGAAAGGCATTAAGAagtatctttcaaaaaaatgttgtagaAATTAGTCAAGCTTTAGAAGACCCTGAAACTTCACAGTCCAAGTTTATAGCTTTGAAAAATAGCTTAAGTGACTCTTATaccaatttaaataacattgatGAAGAAATAGTTAATATACTTGATCCAAATGAGGTTGAGGAGGATGTTTTAGCAAGTGTTGAAATAACTGCTCCATTTCACAATATACTTTCTGAATTGAATCTAAGGTTAGAATCTGTAAaattaggttttgaaaattattctgAACAgagctctaaaaataaaattagttgcAGATTGCCAAAAATTGAACTCCCAGTTTTTAAGGGTAACTTTTTAGAATGGCAAACATTCTGGCATCAGTTTAATGTTGCTATACATAGCAATGATgatctaaataatattgattgcttcaattatttaaaaaaatatttaggagGTCAAGCATTGACTAGTATTTGTGGCTTAACCTTATCGTCTGAAAATTATAGAGaagcagtttttttattgaccGAACGATATGGTAACCCACAAGTTCTAATCTCTGCACATATGGATTCATTATTAAAActagtaaaagtaaaaagtagtGATAATGTTGATGGATTAAGGAAACTTTATAATGATATAGAGGCAATAGTTCGAAATTTGAAATCGTTAAAAGTTGAAACTAACACCTATGGAAGTCTTTTGATTCCTATTTTAAAGGATAAATTACCAGACGATTTAGTTCTGTTAATTTCAAGGAAATTTAATGGGGAGGTTTGGACTATagatttattactaaaatatattcGAGAGGAGTTAAATGCAAAAGAGCGttgtttaactaataataaaagtattgaaTACAGAAAAGTAAATAGTCAGCCTTTCACAACTGCAGGATTATATTCACAGAATATTaatcataactttaaaaataataaaaaaaaagcttatgcaaattcatttgaaaaagataatcaaataaaaaaaaagtttaattaa
- the LOC136086369 gene encoding uncharacterized protein LOC136086369: MSGRIIRSSRGSLVASDTVLGSGPIPQKNNTQKATESYFMSHSMHCEVESEIDELRQDLNRFWSVETVESPEKYENNNIIERVSEYDIFKEPGCVHYLPHRPVIRRDKDTTKIRAVFDASCSTTGLSLNDCLYSGPNLLSKIFDILLKFRFNAIGIIADIKQAFLNIEISYEDRDYLRFLWYERISDKEDKLIVYRFLRIVYGLTSSPFLLNATLKYHLNKYLKDDKIFIERLINLYVDDIASGCETVLDGKMFYKKSKSIFLDAGFELRKWVTNDQELQNYFNKKETMKNENPECNLIVDELKHFESEIMKNKYNNNN; this comes from the exons ATGTCTGGAAGAATCATTAGAAGTTCAAGGGGTAGTTTAGTAGCTAGTGATACAGTTTTAGGGAGTGGTCCTATCCCACAGAAAAATAATACTCAAAAGGCCACAGAGTCATATTTTATGAGTCATTCTATGCACTGTGAGGTAGAGAGTGAAATAGATGAGCTTAGGCAAGACCTAAATAGATTTTGGTCTGTTGAGACTGTAGAATCTCCTGAGA aatatgaaaataataatataatagaaagAGTTAGTGAgtatgatatatttaaagaacCAGGGTGTGTACATTATTTGCCTCACAGGCCTGTCATTCGAAGAGATAAAGATACAACTAAAATTAGAGCTGTTTTCGATGCATCATGCTCTACGACGGGACTGTCTTTAAATGATTGCTTGTATTCAGGTccaaatttattatctaaaatatttgatattttactaaaatttaggTTCAATGCTATAGGAATAATTGCTGACATAAAACAAGCATTCTTGAACATTGAAATCTCTTATGAAGACAGAGACTACTTGAGATTCTTGTGGTACGAGAGAATATCTGATAAGGAGGATAAATTAATTGTATATAGATTTCTTAGAATTGTTTATGGTTTAACTAGCAGtccttttcttttaaatgccACTTTAAAATACCATCTgaataagtatttaaaagatgataaaatatttattgaaaggTTAATAAATCTCTATGTAGATGACATAGCCTCTGGCTGTGAAACAGTTTTAGatggaaaaatgttttataaaaaatccaaaagtatatttttagatGCAGGGTTTGAATTAAGAAAGTGGGTAACAAATGATCaggaattacaaaattattttaataaaaaggaaaCTATGAAAAATGAAAACCCAGAATGCAATCTAATAGTTGatgaattaaaacattttgaaagtgaaattatgaaaaataaatataataacaataattga
- the LOC136086370 gene encoding uncharacterized protein LOC136086370: MAASFFDPFGFITPITSRVKTIFQLICKDKSEWDEIVAGRIELAWIEFLKDLELLSSVRIPRFVFERVNEDSKSVQLHGFCDSSKFIYCAVIYLVIETCFGVNRKFLVSKSRVPPLKEISIPRLELLGCVLLSRLIEEVLRVLSKRLKFDNVICWCDSEVALYWIKGKEKTWKPWVENRVNAIRKIVDRQKWNHINGELNPADFPTCISNFVDLGCWLIGPDFLLNMNEKIKEFTVDNELNVDIMSECKRGGNVVVCNVVLESSPGLSSVIDAGRFSSFEKLIITTAYVFRFINNLVKTMKKLPLNKQVLLTSDEYKYALNEWIKDEQRILRNDRRFDKLRSSLKLFDNEDKLLRLRGRFEKANSNFTAKHPLILRGKESWFTILLIRNCHEKVLHHGIESTLNKVRSQFWIIKERSMIKSIIRQCVICKKFQGRTLLPPSSPNLPDFRANNLYSFQSSGLDYAEPLFIKTIIKDVVCKVYVLLLTCASSRAIHLEITPDIKIPTFIRAFKRFTARRGHPKLIISDNFKTFKSKEVKLFMTKNDKTIGKALLSYEELETILCEIESVINSCPLYYISEDDTPEALTPYHLMFGRNIHNKLNEIYKLPEDVSKRTVFLKTAIFNFWKRFASLYLNELKQHHLYVKDKNSYTEQLVANDVVLIRDDTKIPRSQWRMGKVLKLIRVTDGKVRGAHLQILSKEGIRTTCFRPIQNLIPFEISNNKPNEMIENKNNKVMEDEPGVIATNETCRSNSKRPTRQAASAGENLRRLKDLYY; this comes from the exons atggctgcgTCTTTCTTTGATCCCTTTGGTTTTATAACACCGATAACTTCAAgagtaaaaactatttttcaattgatttgTAAAGATAAGAGTGAATGGGATGAAATAGTAGCAGGAAGAATAGAATTAGCATggatagaatttttaaaagacctTGAGTTGTTAAGTTCAGTTAGAATTCCAAGATTTGTGTTTGAGAGAGTTAATGAAGATAGTAAGAGTGTTCAATTACATGGATTCTGTGACAGCTCTAAGTTTATTTATTGTGCTGTTATTTATCTAGTTATAGAAACATGTTTTGGAGTGAATAGaaagtttttagtttcaaaGTCACGTGTTCCGCCCTTAAAAGAAATAAGTATACCTAGACTAGAGCTATTAGGTTGTGTGTTGCTGAGCAGACTTATAGAGGAAGTGTTAAGAGTTTTGAGTAAAAGATTGAAATTTGATAACGTAATTTGTTGGTGTGACTCAGAGGTAGCATTGTATTGGATTAAGGGAAAAGAGAAAACGTGGAAACCATGGGTAGAGAATAGAGTGAATGCCATTAGAAAAATTGTTGATAGACAAAAATGGAATCACATTAATGGAGAATTGAACCCAGCTGATTTTCCTACTTGCATAAGTAATTTTGTTGATTTAGGATGTTGGTTAATAGGGccagattttttgttaaatatgaatgaaaagattaaagaaTTTACAGTTGATAACGAGTTAAATGTTGATATTATGTCTGAATGTAAACGAGGGGGAAATGTAGTTGTTTGTAATGTTGTTTTGGAATCATCGCCAGGTTTGAGTAGTGTTATTGATGCAGGTAGATTTAgttcatttgaaaaattaattataactaCTGCATATGTTTTTCGATTTATTAACAATTTggtaaaaacaatgaaaaagcTACCGTTAAACAAACAAGTACTTTTGACTTCAGACGAGTACAAATATGCACTCAATGAATGGATTAAAGACGAACAAAGAATTTTACGAAACGACAGAAGATTTGATAAGTTAAGAAGTTCACTTAAGTTATTCGATAATGAAGATAAACTTCTACGATTACGAGGAAGATTTGAAAAAGCTAACTCAAACTTTACAGCAAAGCACCCTTTAATATTACGAGGCAAAGAAAGTTGGTTCACGATATTACTCATTCGTAACTGTCATGAAAAAGTTTTGCATCATGGAATCGAATCAACGCTGAATAAAGTACGTTCCCAGTTCTGGATAATAAAAGAACGATCaatgataaaaagtattattagacAATGTGTAATATGCAAGAAATTCCAAGGAAGAACATTGTTACCACCTAGCAGCCCAAATTTACCTGATTTTCGAGCTAATAATTTATATTCGTTTCAATCATCTGGTTTGGATTACGCAGaacctttatttattaaaacaattattaaggACGTTGTCTGTAAGGTCTATGTTTTGCTATTGACTTGCGCGTCTAGTCGAGCGATCCATCTCGAAATCACACCTGACATAAAAATTCCAACCTTCATTAGAGCTTTTAAGCGTTTTACAGCACGAAGAGGTCATCCTAAACTTATTATTtctgataattttaaaacctttaaatctaaagaagttaaattatttatgacAAAGAACGAT AAAACGATTGGAAAGGCTCTTCTATCTTACGAAGAATTAGAAACAATACTATGCGAAATTGAATCTGTGATAAACAGTTGCCCTTTATATTACATAAGCGAGGATGATACTCCAGAAGCTTTAACACCATACCATTTAATGTTTGGTCgaaatattcataataaattgaatgaaatttataaactaCCTGAGGATGTTTCAAAAAgaacagtatttttaaaaacagcaatatttaatttttggaaaagatTTGCATCTTTGTATCTTAATGAACTTAAACAACACCATTTATatgttaaagataaaaattcatATACCGAACAACTAGTAGCGAATGATGTAGTTCTTATACGAGACGATACCAAGATCCCTAGAAGTCAATGGCGTAtgggaaaagttttaaaacttattagaGTAACTGATGGAAAAGTACGAGGCGCGCATCTACAAATTTTATCCAAAGAAGGAATTCGAACAACCTGTTTTCGAcctattcaaaatttaataccTTTCGAAATTAGCAACAACAAGCCAAACGAAATgatcgaaaataaaaataataaagtaatggAAGATGAACCAGGTGTGATTGCCACCAATGAAACGTGCAGGTCAAATAGTAAGCGGCCGACCAGACAGGCAGCAAGCGCAGGTGAAAATTTGCGgcgtttaaaagatttatattattag